The genomic stretch TTGATCTTGATAAATCAGAAAATGGACTGGGACTCCGTCTTGTTGATACCCTGAGTCAGCATCTGAATGGACGTATTCGATGGGAAAATGTCAATGGCTGTTCCTTTCATCTTAATTTTTCAAAAAAATAATCAAGATAGGGCAAATGCGGTTTTATAGAACAAAATCTCCCGCTATGGCCAATGTTTCCAGGAGGCTGTCGATCTCTTCCAGAGTATTATAAAAATACACACTGGCTCTTGTTGTTGAAAGGGCATTGAGCTTCCGAGCCAGGGGGTGGGCGCAGTGGTGTCCCGCTCTCAGGGCAAAACCTTGTGAATCCAGGTACTGGGTCAGGTCATGTGAGTGTGTTCCTTTTCTCGTGAAGGCGGCTATTCCGCCTCTCTCTCTGGCTCTGCCGAAAAGAGTATACTCCTTCAGACTATCCAGGCCTTCGATGAGCCTTTTAGTCAAAACCTTTTCCTGTTCTTCAATCTTTTCCATACCCCAGGATTCGAGGTAGCGAATCGCTGCTGCTAATCCGATGGCTCCGGCAATGTGAGGGGTTCCCGCCTCAAATTTATAGGGAAGGCTGTTCCACTCACTATGATCCAGATAGACCGAGCGGATCATCTCGCCCCCACCCCTGTATGGAGGCAGATCCTCGAGGAGTTCTTTTTTACCATACAAAACCCCTGTTCCCGTGGGACCGCACATTTTGTGACCGGAAAAAGCCAGGAAGTCACAATCCAGCTCTCCTACGTCCACCTTCATATGAGGCACGCTCTGAGCAGCGTCAACGAGCACCTTGACCCCTCTCTCATGAGCCATGGCAATTATTTTTTTGGCTGGATTGACCGTACCCAGAACGTTGGACATATGGGTCAGAGCCAGGAGCTTTGTCCGGGGGGTCCACAGTGTTTCCAGAACCTCAAGATCCAGTTCTCCATCTTCTTTGACCGGGATGAATTTTAAAACGGCTCCTCCAATGTCTCCCTGTATCTGCCAGGGAACCAGATTGCTGTGATGTTCCATCTCGGTCAGGATGATCTCATCTCCGGGTTTAATAAAACGGCGGCAGAAGACGGTGGCGGCAAGGTTGATGCTGTCTGTGCATCCAGATGTAAAGATAATTTCATCCCTTGAAGCGGCGCCAATAAAGGAGGCCACAGTCTGCCGGGCGTCTTCATACCGGCGGGTGGATTCCTCCCCCCAGCGGTGAATGGCCCTGTACACGTTGGCATTGCAGTGGGAGTAGTAATCTATCAGCGAATCCAGAACCAGCTGTGGTTTCTGAGTTGTCGCCGCATTATCCAGGTAGATATAGGGTTCATTCCCGTTGAAAATGGGAAAGTCTGAGGCGGACTGCAGTATTGATCTCTTCAAATTAAATCTTCTCCCGGTTCCAGGCTCCTGGCGATCCTGTCCCGAAGCCATTCTGCAGGTAATTCAGGATGCCCGGCTATCAGCTCTTCAAACATGCCCTCTGTTAGTATCCTGACGGCTTCAGTTTTTGGAATTCCTCTGCTCATCAGATAAAAAAGCTGGGCAGGGTCCAGTTTTCCCGTGGTGGAACCATGAGAGCATTTTACATCATCCACCAGGATTTTTAAACCGGGAATCGCATCCGCCCGGGAGCCTTTTGTGAGGATTAAATTTTTATTGCTTAAGTAGGCATCTGTTCCGGGAGCTTCATGCTCTACTATGATCATCCCCTGAAATACTGATCTCCCCCTCCGGCTGACAGCTCCCTTGTAGAGTGCCCGGCTTGTCGTGTGAGGGGCAAAATGCCTCTGCTCCAGGCGGATGTCTTTGTGCTGATTTTTTCCGGAAGTATAGATGGCTTCAGCCTGGAGCTCGGCCCCCTCTCCTTTCAGATGGAATACCGTATTGGTTTTTATCGCCCCCGCTCCAATCTGGAATTGGCTGTGTTTCACCTGGGCGTCTCTTTCCAGGAGGATCTGAGTATTCTGAACCAAGCGGCTCTCCAACCCCAGGGTCTGGATCTCGGCTATCTTCACATGACTGTTCTGTCCGGCCCATATCCTCAGGGATGAATTGACAAGTTCCTTATCCTGGCCGTCCTCTGATCCGCTGTAAACAATAACGAGGCTTCCCTGCCAGTTCTCTCCCAGGCGGACAAAGATCCTCGGTGCCGAAAAGTGATCCCGGCTCAGGCTGTCCAGTCGGAGAACAAAGGGTTTTTCCAGAACCTTTCCTCTGGGTAAATCCAGGAAGAGTGAGTGAGTTGTTTCGCTGTTATTCCATGCTTCAAAACGGTCTGCCCACTCCCCGGGAAAGAAGAATTCCTTCTCCGATGGATATTTTCGGACACCCTCTTCCAGACTGAGAACCGCGGGACCTCCCTCTGAGGTTCCCTGCTCATTCTTCAGAATTTTTGTCCCGGCAAATTGCAAAAGACCGCTTGTTTCTTCAAACGGGATCTCTGAAGGAGTCAGCAGTGATTCAGCAGATACAGGTTCTTTAAAGTTCATCGGGTCCAGCAGCCTGATAGGGGTTCGGCGCCAGCTCTCTATTGTTTTATCGGGCCAGTTCATTTTATTCAGTACGGCAGTCGCCGTATCGGTATATGTTTTCATCATGATTCCTTTCTGTCTTTAACCGACAGATCCCTCCATTTCCAGTTCAATCAGGCGGTTCAGCTCAATGGCATATTCCATGGGCAGCTGCTTCACCAGGGGGTCGATAAAACCGTTGACAATCATCATGGAGGCCTCTTCTTCACTGAGCCCCCTGCTCATCAGATAAAACAGCTGGGTTTCACTGATCCGGCTGACTCTGGCCTCATGCTCGATGGAGGCATCATCTGTATTGATTTCCATATAGGGGTAGGTGTGGCTTGTCGAGTCTTCATCCAGGATCAAGGCGTCGCAGACGACAGAGGAGCGAATATTCTTCACCCCCGGTTTGGTCTTTACTAATCCCCGATAGGTGGAAGAACCACCGTCTTTGCTGATGGATTTTGAAGTGATCACACTGGTGGTATTGTCCGCCGCATGGATGACCTTTCCTCCAGTATCCTGCTGCTGATCCTTGCCGGCAAAGGCAATGGACAGGATTTCCCCATGGGCCCTTTCTCCCAGAAGGAAGACCGATGGGTACTTCATGGTTCGCTTGCTTCCCAGGTTCCCGTCAACCCATTCTACGGTTGCCCCTTCATGGGCGTGGGCTCTTTTTGTGACAAGATTGTACACATTGGAAGACCAGTTCTGGATGGTGGAATAACGGACCCGGGCATTTTTTTTGGCAATAATCTCTACGACCGCCGAGTGGAGTGAGTCTGAGGAAAAAGTAGGAGCCGTACAGCCTTCAATATAATGGACAAAGCTGCCCTCTTCGGCGATGATCAGGGTCCGCTCAAACTGTCCGAAATTCTTGGAGTTGATTCGGAAATAGGCTTGCAGAGGAATGTCCACATGAACCCCCCTGGGAATGTAAACGAAGCTTCCTCCCGACCAGACAGCCGAGTTGAGGGATGCAAATTTGTTGTCTCCAAAAGGAATCACCGTCCCAAAATGTTCCCTTACGATGTCTCCGTGCTCCCTGACGGCTGTTTCGGGGTCGCAGAAGATGACGCCCTGATCCTCGAGGTGCTTTTTCAGGTTGTGGTAAACAATTTCAGAATCGTACTGAGCGCCCACTCCGGCGAGAAACTTGCGCTCTGCCTCGGGTATCCCGATCCGGTCAAAGGTATTTTTTATATCATCAGGAACATCTTCCCAGCTCCGGGACATTTCACCGGTTGGCTTGATGTAGTAGTAAATGTCTTCAAAATCGATGCCTGAAAGGTCGGCGCCCCAGTTGGGCATGGACTGACGTCTGAAGGCCTTCAGTGA from Oceanispirochaeta sp. encodes the following:
- the sufB gene encoding Fe-S cluster assembly protein SufB, which encodes MVKPLQKEDYKYGFSYPESSAFKTEKGLNEEIVRQISAHKDEPEWMLNFRLKSLKAFRRQSMPNWGADLSGIDFEDIYYYIKPTGEMSRSWEDVPDDIKNTFDRIGIPEAERKFLAGVGAQYDSEIVYHNLKKHLEDQGVIFCDPETAVREHGDIVREHFGTVIPFGDNKFASLNSAVWSGGSFVYIPRGVHVDIPLQAYFRINSKNFGQFERTLIIAEEGSFVHYIEGCTAPTFSSDSLHSAVVEIIAKKNARVRYSTIQNWSSNVYNLVTKRAHAHEGATVEWVDGNLGSKRTMKYPSVFLLGERAHGEILSIAFAGKDQQQDTGGKVIHAADNTTSVITSKSISKDGGSSTYRGLVKTKPGVKNIRSSVVCDALILDEDSTSHTYPYMEINTDDASIEHEARVSRISETQLFYLMSRGLSEEEASMMIVNGFIDPLVKQLPMEYAIELNRLIELEMEGSVG
- the sufD gene encoding Fe-S cluster assembly protein SufD, with protein sequence MMKTYTDTATAVLNKMNWPDKTIESWRRTPIRLLDPMNFKEPVSAESLLTPSEIPFEETSGLLQFAGTKILKNEQGTSEGGPAVLSLEEGVRKYPSEKEFFFPGEWADRFEAWNNSETTHSLFLDLPRGKVLEKPFVLRLDSLSRDHFSAPRIFVRLGENWQGSLVIVYSGSEDGQDKELVNSSLRIWAGQNSHVKIAEIQTLGLESRLVQNTQILLERDAQVKHSQFQIGAGAIKTNTVFHLKGEGAELQAEAIYTSGKNQHKDIRLEQRHFAPHTTSRALYKGAVSRRGRSVFQGMIIVEHEAPGTDAYLSNKNLILTKGSRADAIPGLKILVDDVKCSHGSTTGKLDPAQLFYLMSRGIPKTEAVRILTEGMFEELIAGHPELPAEWLRDRIARSLEPGEDLI
- a CDS encoding aminotransferase class V-fold PLP-dependent enzyme; translation: MKRSILQSASDFPIFNGNEPYIYLDNAATTQKPQLVLDSLIDYYSHCNANVYRAIHRWGEESTRRYEDARQTVASFIGAASRDEIIFTSGCTDSINLAATVFCRRFIKPGDEIILTEMEHHSNLVPWQIQGDIGGAVLKFIPVKEDGELDLEVLETLWTPRTKLLALTHMSNVLGTVNPAKKIIAMAHERGVKVLVDAAQSVPHMKVDVGELDCDFLAFSGHKMCGPTGTGVLYGKKELLEDLPPYRGGGEMIRSVYLDHSEWNSLPYKFEAGTPHIAGAIGLAAAIRYLESWGMEKIEEQEKVLTKRLIEGLDSLKEYTLFGRARERGGIAAFTRKGTHSHDLTQYLDSQGFALRAGHHCAHPLARKLNALSTTRASVYFYNTLEEIDSLLETLAIAGDFVL